The following is a genomic window from Armatimonadota bacterium.
CGCGCTGTGCGGAGGCGACCGGGCCAATCGCGTGCCTGACCGCTGCACGGCGGCGGTGGATGTTCGCGTAGTGCCGCCGGCGACGGCGGATGAAGTCGTTGACCGGGTCGAGGGCCTGCTGTGCGAGCCGCAGTGGCAGGGGATCACGGCGCGCACTACCAAGTACGGCGGGCCGCTGGACACGGACCGCGAGGCCGCATCGGTGCGCGCGCTGCTGGCCGCCGCACGGGAAACCGGGCGTGATGCAGGCGTCGTATCGTGGCGCGCGTGGACCGAGGCGGAGCGCTTTCAAGCGCAGCTCGGGATCGATGCGGTGGTGTTCGGGCCGGGCAGCCTCGCGCAGGCGCATACTGACCGGGAGTACGTCGAACTGGAGCAGGTGCGAGCGGCCGCGCGGATCTACTTCGAGGCGGCACGGGTGCTGTCGAGCGGGTAGCGGAGGTCTACCTCATACCAAGGAGCGGGACGCGTGGGATTTTTTCCGGGCGCGCCGAGTCGCAGGGCCGCAAGCGAGAGAACGTTGGAGACGCCGAGGTGAACACGATGCGAACCAATCACAATGCGAAGACGCCGAGCGATGTCGGCCCGGAGCGCGTGATTGCTCTCGACATCGGCGGCACGAAACTGGCGGCAGGCATCGTCGCGCGTTCCGGGGAGGTGCTCGCCAGCCGGCGGTTGGAGACTGACCGCAGCGCGCAGCCGCCCGCGATCATGGATACGCTGGAGTCCATGGGGCGCGGGCTGTTGGATGACACCGACGGACCGGCAGACGCCATCGGCATCAGCTACGGCGGGCCGGTGGACTATCATTCCGGCGTCACCGTCACCTGTCATCACCTCGATGGCTGGGAAGGGATCCACCTGCGCGACGAGATGGAAAGCCGCCTCGCCGCGCCGGCGTTCATGGACAACGATGCCAACGCGGCGGCTCTCGCCGAGGCCATGTTCGGCGCGGGCAAAGGGCATGACTACTTGCTCTACCTGACGGTGAGCAGCGGCATCGGCGGGGGCATCATCGCGGGCGGCCGCGTCTATCGCGGGGCGACCGGCATGGCGGGCGAAATCGGCCACACGACGGTGCTGCCCGACGGGCCGCAGTGCACGTGCGGCCGCCGCGGATGCCTGGAGGCGCTCGCCTCGGGATGGTCCATCGCGCGCCGCGCCCGCGAGGCGATAGCCGCCGGTGAGACCGACTCCCGGCTGGCGGCGATGGCCGACGAGGAGCCGCTCACCGCGCAAGCCGTTGCCGCTGCGGCGGTTGCCGGGGACGCGCTCGCCCTGCGCATCATCAACGAGACGGCCGAGTTTCTTGCCCTTGGCATCGGCGCGGCGGTGAACTTGCTCAACCCAACGCTGGTCGTCATCGGCGGCGGCGTGAGTAAGTCCGGCGCCGTGCTCTTCGACCCCCTGCGCGTGCGACTGCGCAACTACGTCCTCGATGCCAACTACGAAGCGATGAGCGTCGTCCCAGCGGCTTTGGGCGACGACGTGGGGCTGCTCGGCGGGGCGGCGCTGGCGTGGGAGGCCTAGAAACGGGCCGCTGGTAGAGTCGCGATGCAGGTGGGCGAAGCATCGGCGGGGTATATTCGTCAATGGCTGTCGTCGTGGAGGTGGAATAATGCCGGACGTCCCGATGTGCGAGCACCGCCGTGTCGAATTGGGTAGGCTCTATTGTGATCTCGCCACGCGCAGGGGCGAGCGCGCGACCAACGAGACGTTCAACCGCACGTGTGAGATGTGCAGGGTGGTTTCGGTCCGTGCGGCTCATCCATGCGCCCATCTCGACGTCGGCGTAGACCTCACCGAGCATCGCGAGCGCTCGACGCTTGACGCCTATCACCTCGCCTGCCGCGTCACCCGGCTTGACGTCGGGGATGCAGAGGCCTGCACTCCCGAATGCCAGTACTTCGAGCCGATTGCGGAAGACAAGCGCGAGGAATACGAGGCAGCGGCGGCACAGCGCGAGCGAGCGGCCCAAGCGGAGGCGGCACAACGCACAGGTCGTCGGGCGGACCTGTAACCGCCGCCGAGGCGGTTCTTCTTGTTTGGCGGCGCTCGCCTGCGGTTCAGTCCGTCCCCCGGTCCCGGTGGGCCGTGCAGCTTACTGCCTACTGCATGTAGCCGAAGCCCTTGAGAGTTTTCCTCACCTCCTCGGGCAGTTCCGTCGGCGCCCGTTCCCCCCGCCGCAGAGCCTGGCCCTCGGCACGGAGAGACCCTAGCGTGCCTTTCGGTTCGGCGACCAGTTCGCGTTCCTCAGGGACGCCTTTGCCGAGCAGGTTGCGCTCCTCCTTGGGGTCATCCCCGAGATCGAAGAAGTACCGAGGGACGTCGTTCTCCATGATCAGCTTGAAGCGCCCCCGGCGCAAGGCGGTCATGTGGATCCAGTGGTCGTGCTCCCANNNNNNNNNNNNNNNNNNNNNNNNNNNNNNNNNNNNNNNNNNNNNNNNNNNNNNNNNNNNNNNNNNNNNNNNNNNNNNNNNNNNNNNNNNNNNNNNNNNNAACACGGCATCAACGTCGCTCGCGCGCAGGCCGCTTCTCCGATCAAGCTCCGACGCCATGCGATCGGCGTCCTCACCCGACGGGTCAACCAGTAGGCGGAACCCCTCACCGGTTATCAGGGTAGTCGTGCACACCCCGGCGCGGACTGGCTGCTCCTCGCTCTCCCCCCAGAAGCGGTTGCGCGAGACATTGCCGATGGTGATGACGTCGAACCGTTGAATCACGTCGCCGTCCTCCCTCCCCCTACCCCCCCGGTAGTGGCTCCGGCCGCGGCCGGAGCACGACCTTGCCATCTAAGAGCCGCCGACGCAGCGCCTCGGCATCTACCTCGCGCGGGGTGTGACCCGCCGCGGTCGCCATTGCCGCCGCCGTGCCTGCGGCCTCGCCGCAAATCAGGCAGCAGACCGTATTCCGCGTGCTGTTGTGCGCCACCAGATCCACCGTCATCATGCGGCCCGCGATCAGCAGGTTGTCCACGCCAAGCGGGATCAGCGCGCGATAAGGTATCCCGTACGCGCCCGCCTCGCGCACGGCATACTCGCTGTTGTCTATGAATCCGAAACAGCCAACTTGATCGTCGAATTGAGCGCCCTGCGTGCAGTCCTGCTGCGTCAACTCATACTCGCAGCGAACGGCGCGCGCGCGGCGCTGCCCGACCGACGGCGCCGGTCCGGCGGCGTAGCACTCCCCGCATCCCGCGGCATGCTTGCGGAACAGTTCCACGACCTCGAACATCTGCCCGCGCAGCGTCGTTTCCGCGGAGGTCAAGGCGTCAACATCGAGGCCGTCGTTGGGCCCGTAGTTGATGCAGTTGCAGTAGGTTAGCTCGCGCGGACGCACGGAAGACGACAGGAAGTAGTGCGGCACGGGCGCGCCGGTCTCTTCGCCGAGTTTCCTCATGTCAATGCCGAGCCGCACGAGGTCGGGGGCGTTCGCTCCCGGCTTGACCGCATGCGCGAGCTGCGTGACGAGGCCGCGCGAATCGAGATCCCGTTCAATTTCCGCTAGATCCACGTTGCACAGCCGAAACGTGAACCCGGCTGAATAGGCGCCGCGCTCACCGGCCTTGAAGTGGACGAATTCCGCGCCGGCATACGCCGCCAGATCGCCGTCACCGGTACAGTCAACACACTGCTTGGCGCGGATCAAGCTGCGCCCCGCCTTGTTCCACACGACGACGCCGTCTATATGCCCGGCGCTCGCGTGGACTTCGTCCATCACGGTATGCAGCAGCAGCCTCACGCCCGCTTCGAGACACATGCGCGCCGCAGCCAGCTTGAACGCCTCCGGCTCCACGGGCGTGAGCATGCTGACGAAGTCGCCGCCGCGCTCCATGCGCACGTGCCCCACGCCGCCGCCGAGGTGCTGAACGCTGTCCACGAGTTCCTGCGCTACGCCTCCGACGACGCGCATACGCTCCGCGCCTGGATGGCCGTCGAAGACATTGAAGAACGTGTGCAACCCGGTGGCGCCGGTGATGCCCATGCCGCCGAGCCAGCCGGCTTTCTCGACCAGAACCGTGCTTGCGCCGCTGCGCGCGGCCGCTATCGCTGCCGCGATGCCGGCCATCCCGCCGCCGGCCACCACGACGTCGCACGGATCGTAACGGCTCTCGTCAATGGTAGGGAGTTGCATCTTGCTTCCCTTTCCGGTTCTGTATCGCCCGTGGCCGCACGGGACTGTCCGCCGCGGCCTGGCGCAACCGCTCGCCGTGAGCGCGACGCCGCTACGAATCATCCCAGCGCCACAGGCGGTGGAGGTAGCCGTCGCGGCCGCGGCCCGAGAAGTCCGGCACGGGGCCGGGGGACTTCGTTTCATGCAAATCGCCGGGCTGCCAGCGTCCAACGGCGCCGTCGTCTGGAGCAGACGATGATTCCTCCAGCGACAGGGCACGGTCGTACACAGCGATCTCTTCGATAGTCCCGGTGAACACGTCGCCACCGTGCCCGCGTCCGGCGATGCGGAAAGGCACGACTCGAGTCGGCACGTCCGGGGGAGCCGGGCCCTCTGCCGTAAGCCTTCCGTCAACGACGACGCTCAGGCGTTCGTCCCCGATCACGCAGGCCAGGGTGTGCTCACTCCCCGGGGTGATGATAGCTTCCGTCGCGACGTTCCGTTCCGTCTCGCCCTCATACACGCCCCAGACGATTCGCCCTTGTCGCAGATAGCAGAAGTACTCGAACGGCGTGCCCTTGGCAAAGAGGAACTGCTTGGTGTCAACGTCATCCGCGAAGCGCGCGCGGGTGAGGATAGTCATCGTGCCCGCCGGGTCGAGGTCGGAATGATGCGGGATTTCGACAAAGGCCGACGCGACGGAGAGTCGCTCCGGCACGATGGCGATGGGTTGGAACGTGACGGTGACGCCCATGTTCGAGACATCGCGAATGACGGCCGCCCGCAGGGATATCGTCACGCCGCCTTCGCCTTGGAACCGCGCCGCCTGGAGCGCGATCTCCTCGGGAGTCTCGTCGCCCTCGACGTCGTCCTGCCAGATTACCTGGTCGTCCACCAGAACCTGCTTCACGATGTGGCCGGGCCACGCGTGAGGCGGCGTGCCGCTTTGGGGGTAGCTATCGCTGACGGAGAACACGATCTGGTAGGTGTCCAAGCGCGGCAAGACGACGCGGAGGCACGCCCCAGCGGCGGCCGGAGCGGGCTGAGGCGTTCGGCCGGGCAGTGAGAACACCAGTGCAGTCTCGGCCGTCTCCGCGTTCCACGCGCCGTCGGCAGACATCTGCCAGTCCGCCGGGGCGGAGACATCCCGCAATGCGGCGGACTTGATTTGCTCGACACGTCGTGCCTCTTCGGCCAGCGCCCGCGCGCGGTCTTCCACCGCACCCAGCGCGCGCTCATACCGGTCAAACGTGTTGACGACAAAGCCCTGCGCGACGTCCGCGTACTCCGCATGGCCGCTGCCGGCCCAGAACGTATCGTAGTGCGCGCGGGCATCCGAAATCGCCCGCCGCGCGTCGGCGACGGCCTGTTCGATGCGCGCCACCGGGTGGGCGCGGGCCGGTTCGACGACGGTAAAGGCGACGAAGCACTCGTCGTTGGCTTGCTGCAAAGCGCGGGCGGCCTCGGGTCCCATGAGACGAGCCAGCACCGACTGCTCGGCGGCCTCTTGCCCGAACGCCGACGGCCGCCACGCGTACAAGCCCCACATGGCGTGCGCGTATTCGGCGTGGTTCACCGTGTCGCCGCCGCCGCAGCACATCCAGAACACATCAGCATAACGGTGCATGTCAGCGAACGTCCCGGCGACCTTGCGGTTGGGCAAGCCGAACCCGTTCCGCCACTCCCATGTCAGACCGTGCCAACCGAACATGAGGGGATAGTACATCGCATCCGCCGCGCCGTAATGCGCCTTGCCGCGGTGGAAATACGAGATGGAGCGCGGGCCGTTGTACCACCACAGGTACTGCAGCCCTGTCTCGCTGCGGAAGCGCTCGATCTGCGCCGGATCGTAGAACGTCATGAAGAAGGGAATCCGACGCAGCAACTCGTCGCGGGCGAAGGCGAGGAAGTAGTCGCGGTGAGTACCGTCATACCGCGAATAGTGAGTGGGGCAGAAGTAGATGTCCCCCGGCGCTATCCCCCGTTCCACGGCGCGGTTCGCGATCTGACGCAGCAGAAACGCCTGTTCACCAGCAAGGCCGCCGAAGCGCTCGCGGCATCGGTCGCAATGCCCGGATAGGTACCGGGGGGCGATATCGTCGGCGAGGTACGCAATGCCGTCGCACCCCGCGTCGAGGAAACGATCATAGACGCTGAGCACTCGCGCGACCTGCGCGGGGTCCGAGGCGCAGATATATGACGATTCGCGCCACGAGCCGACGTAGCGGACCCCGCCGAAGAAGCGCATGCCCCTGCGGTGGGCCTCGCGCACGAGGTCCGCGAAGCCATCGGGCAGCCGCACGTGCCCCGCCAACTCGTAATACACCAGGTTAATGCGATGCTCCGCGAGCCAATCCAGGTAGTAGGTGTACGTGTCGCGAGTCGCAATGCCGCCGACGCCGGTTTCCTCCGCTTCTCTCCCCCACCCCAAGCCGAGGCGCTGCGGGATGACGTAGATCGCCCGCACCGGTACGGCGGGGCTATCGTCAATGTCCACGCAGCGGATGCTGACGGCGCCTCCCTCGTGCCGCATGAGTTGAGGAAGCGACAGCGCGCCGTACAGTAGGCCGGAGGCGTCGCTGCCGGCCACCGCTGCCTCGACGCCGCCGCTGCCGGATCGGACGCGGATGCGGTATCCCTCAGGCCCCGGGGCGGAGGGCGTCACGGCGGCGCCCAACTCGGACGCGCGCGATGCAATACGCTCGTTCGCCTGAGGCGTGCAGAGCCAGACCGTGAATTGGGCGGAGCGCTGCACTCGATGCGTCACGCGGGCATCCAATCCGAAGCGCGCTTTCAGCAGCGTCGCCAGGCGTGCGGCGGCGTAGTGCTCAACCTCACCGGCTGTGTCGGAGAGGACTACCGAGACAGGACCCGTAACGGGAAAGCTCCGCCCGCGGTCAACCGATTTCCGCGGGCGCGGCAGTACGCTCGCGCCGGCCGCCGCGGCGAGAGACAGCACGCATGCCAGTGACACCAGGATACAGAGCCGCTCCAGCATTTCGGTCGCTCCGGATCGGCGAGCGCGACACATTCCCGCATGTCAAGCGCCCGCTCCAGGCCCGACGCCTTCACTCCTCGCCGGGCGGGAGCAGCGGGCGCACCGTCTGCTTCATCTGGCTCACGAGGATCGGTCCGAGCATTGGCCCATAGAAGGAAGTCCCGCTCTCATAGGCCCCAAGATCGTACTGCTCGAATGACAGGATGTAGCCGATCGCGCTGTTGGCGAGGCCGATAATCATCGGGTACTTGGCCCCCAGGGAAGCCGCATCTCGCTTCATCTGAAGCCCGAGTTCCGTAATCGCCTCACCCGGCACCGCCATCAGGACCGCATCACCTATGCGCACGGCCTGGAGACGCACCTTGTCCGGAAAGAGCTGCGCCATGATTCCCTCGAGCACCTCGGGGTCGACCTCGGTAAGCTGGTATTCCTGGCCGGTGCTCGCCATGAACGCCGGCGACAGGCGCCGCTTCGGGAGATCCCACATCATGCTGCTGATCCGGATATCGGCCTCAGTGGACCAGTCGGCCTGCTCGGCGAGATCCCAGGCCTGTTCCGCGAGCGCCTTGCCATAGGCGTCAACGCGTTCCCAGCCGGAGCCGAAGTCGCCGGCGGTAGTCTGATCGCCCTCCGCGCCGTTGAAGAACAGGGCCAGCTCGCGGCGTGGCAGGCGGCGTTCCAGTTCACGGCTCATGGCGCCGGGCCACTCGCCGGAGATGAGGAAGCTGTCGGCGCCCATCATCGTCGGGTGCGCCGTAAAGTTCACCACTATCGCGAGCGTAGCTCCCCCTCCGGGGCCGCCGCCTGCGAAGGTGACCTTCATGACCGTCATCGTGGGGTCAACGAGCCCGCCGCCGGTGGCGCGGCGATTGCGGTTGAACCCATCCAGAGCGGCTGAGGCGAAGCCGATTCCGGCCACCATGTCTTGCTTGTCGGCCATGCGGATTGATTCCGCGATGCGCTCCGTCGTCCAGTCGAAGAACTTGGGATGGAAGTTGCCGAAACCCAGCGGCCAGGCATCGCCTCCGGGATGCAGGCACTCGGGAGCGGAGTGGCTGTGCGTGGCTGCAAGCATCACGTTGTCAGCGGTGAAGCCGAGATCAGCCACCTTCGCCACAACGGCATCCTTCATGCCGGGCGAGATGCCGCTGAGGTCCGTGGACACGAAAGCGACCTTCGTGTCTCCGTCAGACAGAACGAGGGCGCGAGAGAAGATCTCGTCGCGCACGCCTTCGGCCGGCTTGCCGAGGCGCTCCCCGAACCCGGCGAGCGAAATAGTCGGAAACTCCGCGAGCGACGGCGTGATGCTGACCCTTGCGACGCCCGCCGACAAGCTTGCCGCAGCCGGCGTCATCTGCGACAGCAGTGCCACGCCCACCACAACCGCGCATGCCATCCTGACGAGCATTCTGCCTTTCATCATTATCCCTCCGTGTTGTCGATCCGCAATTATCCTTACATCCCGGCGGTCGCCCCGTTCGAGCGCCCCGGGGTGTATCACCGGAGACATAGAACAGCTACGAAGCGGCCGGTCGGCCTTCCTTCTTGTCGATCAGAGTAGAATTCGTCGGTGCGGCAGGCGGTACACAGTCCGCACCGTTCAACGCGATCTTCGTCCAGCCCGGATTCGACCAATTGCTGGCGATTCGCCTCCTCGAGGTTCGCATACCACCGCCCGTTGCGCTGCTGCACCACGGGCTCCCGGTACGGGAATCCCGCGCTGACATCACGTGCGATCTCCTCGGTGACCTCGTAGCAGCAGGGGCCGATGGCGGGCCCGATGCCCGCGAGCAGCGCCGCAGGCCGGCTGCCGCATTGGGCCGCGAGGAACCGCACCGCCTTGGCCGCAATCGCCGCGGAGGTGCCGCTCCCTCCGGCATGCACTAGGGCGCCGATGTGATTCTCCGCGTCATAGAGCACAATCGGCGCGCAGTCCGCGACGGTGATGGCAATCGTGATGCCCGGCTCGGCAACGACCAGCGCGTCCGTGCCCGGGATCCAGTCCTCGAGCGTCACGCGGCCGGCTCCCGCATCGCGGTCGCTCACCACGTGGATCGCATCGCCGCCGATCTCCTGCGGCACCGTGTATTTCCGGAAATCGAGGTCGAGCGCCAGACACAAGCGCCGGCGGTTCTCGATGACGCGTTCGGGGCTGTCGCCGACATGGAGGCTCAGGTTCAGGCTGTCAAAGGGTGGCGCGCTGACCCCGCCGTGACGCGTCGTCACGCCGTGTATGACTTCTTCGGCGGCCGCGATCAACTCGAACTGATACACCGGGATATCAGCGACAGCGGTACGGTGCACGGCATACTCCAATAGGACCTCGCGGCGGAAACCGCGCTCGATGCACTTCGCCTCCGCATCGAAACGTGCGCGCGCCGGCCGTCGGCTATGGGCGGAACTGGATCGAATAGAGATCGGCGTCGGTGAGAGCGACGCGCAGGCGCACGGCCTTGCCCTGCTCGGCGCTGACATCGGAGCCGTCGTTCCAGGTGACAACCTGCTCAATCTCATCGCCGTAGATCTCGGGGCAGTCGTCGAGCGATCGTCCCGCAATCGGTCGGCCCTGGGCGTCCTGCATTTCCACGCGCACGCTGCCCGCGGCGCTGGTGGCGTAGTTGATGACCAGTTCCTTGCCCTGGAACGCCAGCGGCTTGGTCAGGAACTCGCCGCCCGGGTGACCCGCATGCACGGACACGAAGCCGTCGGTGCGCAGCGTGCCTCGACGCAGTCGCGCCGTCGGGTGGCGATAATGCTCGACCCAATAGACCGAGAGCTCGTCCGCGCCGGTGGGCACGACGCCGGCCGCGATGTGCATGTTGCGCTCGGTCCAATTGTCGCGGTCGAGGCCGGGCCGCAGGAACGCTTCCACGAAGCGATGCCAGTGCAGTCCGTCGCGGCTGGTCATGAAGACGCCGTCGGAAACGCCGCTGCTCGACCACTCGGCGACGCGCTTGCGCTCGGGCACGAATCGCTTGGGGAAGCCGAGGTAGATGTGCGGCGCGCGGAAGTACGGCGTGATCGCGTTGGTGTAGAGATGCTCGGTCGGCGCGTCGCCGAAGTCGAGCCAGGTTGTGCCGGACCAGTTCAGAAAGTCGGCCGAAGTCGCGCGCCCGATGGTGCGGATCCCGCCGATATTGCCGCGGAGGTAGGCGACGTATTGACCCCGCACTGTGTCCCAGAACCCTAGGTTCTGCGAATCGAACGCCCCCTCAGTGATGACCGGCTCATCGCGCATCTTCCGCCAATGAATGCCGTCCGGCGATGCGAGGGCGATGAGCGGGCCGCCCGCCAGCGCCTTGTAGCGCTCGGAGTCCGCCGCGGCGGGATTGGCATCCCTAAACGGCGCGAAGTTGTGCGTGCCTTCGCCGGTCCAGATGACGTTGTTGTCCGACGTGCCCTTGACCTCGAACAACCCCAGCGACGGCTTCGTCCAGTGGATGCCGTCCGGGCTTTCCGCGTAGCAGGTCACGTCATCAGGATCATCCGGTTCGCCCCAACCCCGGTAATACATGCGGTAACGGTCCTCGTCCTTGAATACCGTGACGTAGAAGCTGATCGGGCCCTCCCATGGCGCATCGAACTCGAGCGCGACCTCGCGACGGGTGGGGTGATGCAGGCGCAGGCTCACGTTGGTCATGCTTTGGATGAGCCAGTCGTCAACAAATGGTTCAACTCCGGATCCGATCTCAAGCACGGGGGCCTCCTCTGCCGCGGCTGCGAAAGCCGCCACAGTGACACAGCCGAATGCGATGATTGCGTTTCGCAGAAGCGGGCTTCGTCCCAAACCGCGGCACCTGCGCACGATATGCCTCTTCCCGGCGCCGAGCAGGCGGCGCATGCTCGCCCTCTACTTGTAGCCGATGCTTTCCGTCAGTTGTATCTTACTTCGAACGAACACGCCGCTTCCCCTGGCAAGTTCTCTGCCCTCGGCGTCGCACAGCACCGATTCCGCGATGTACTGGTTGCGGGTATGGTTCACGACCCTCCCAACCGCCTTTAGCGTGCCCTCCGACACCGGACGGGTGAGGTAAATGGTGAAGCTGGTGGTCAGGACGAACACGTCGTCGACCATCGAGTTGACTGCGAAGAACGCCGCGTTGTCGAGCGCCATGAAGTAGAGCGCGCCGTGCAACGCGCCCGCGGCGTGGAAGAACTGCGGCTTGACCGGCATCACGATTTCGGCGGTGCGCTCGCCGATTCGTACTCTCGCGCCCGTCAGCTCGACCAACGGCGCGGAGTGCATCATATTCTCAAGCCTACGATAATGTGATTCGTTGCTCATATTCGCGCAGGCCTTTCGAGTCGCCCGCCACGCGCCGCTTGCGGACGCACGGAACCGCGTCACGGCGATGACCTATCCGGGGCTGATGTGTCGGGTACAATGCGCCGGTTTCTTCATCCCTATCCCGCCATCCTCTCCATGCTGATGCGCGGCGTTGAAGGCGGCGACGAGCTTCCGGCGGCTCGCCGTGTGGCTCCTGCGCCCTTGACACGCGTCACGTCGGTTGATAGTCTAACCGGGGCTATTTGTACGACGCTTGAGGTGCGTACATCGCGAGCGTCGCGCTAGCGGTTGCACCAGCGGACGAAGGAGAACCCTCACTTGCGCTTCCGACCGCCGATGCATCATCGAGGACGCACAGGCGTCGCCGTCATCCTTCTCGTGCTCGTCATCGTCGGGGCGCTCGTGGTTTGGCTGATCGCGCGTGGGGGCACCGGCGCGGGAGCTTTCTTCACTGAGGGCCCCGGCGCGGCGACCGAGGAAGACATCAGCCGCGCAGTGGCCAAGGTGGCTCCGGCGGTCGTGCGCATCAATACGACGGTCGGCGGCGGGCCGGAGGCTGTCGTCAAAGGCCTGTTCGGCGGCAGCCCCGAGGGGATTCTGCCGCGCCGCGGGCAGGGCTCGGGCGTCATCATCAACGGGCGCCGCGGGTATGTCTTGACCAACGCCCACGTCGCGCGCGGGGCGCGCGAAATCCAGGTGACGCTGCCCGACGGCCGGAGCTTCAATGGCAAAGTGGTCGGCGCCGACTCGGTCACCGATATCGCGTTGGTGCAGATCAAGGGTAACAACCTTCCGCAGGCCGAACTCGGCAGCGCGGAGCGCCTGCCCGTCGGCAGTTGGGTCGTCGCAGTGGGCAACCCGTTTGGGCTGGAGAACACGGTGACCGCCGGCGTGTTGAGCGGCAAGGGGCGGACGATCGTCGGCGAAGGCGCCATTGCGGTCACGGATCTGCTGCAGACCGACGCGGCGATCAACCGTGGCAACAGCGGCGGCGCGCTGATCGACCTGCGCGGACAAGTCGTCGGGATGCCGACGGCGATTGTCCCGTACGCGCGGGGTATCGGCTTCGCAGTTGCCATTGATACGGCGAAGGCCGTCATCCCGGAGCTGGTGCGCACCGGCAAGGTCTCTCATGCATGGCTGGGGATCTCATACACGACGCGCATGCGAGACGAAGGTGTCGTCATCCAGCAGGTACTGCCGGGCACGCCCGCCGCGAAGTCCGGCCTCAAACCGGGAGACGTGATCGAAACGCTGCAAGGCAAACAGGTGCGCGATACCGAAGACGTCGCTCGGATCATGCGCCGAAAGCGCCCCGGCGACACGCTGGAACTCACCGTCCTGCGCCAGGGCGAACGGCGCACCGTAACCGTGCACCTCGGCGAGATGCCGGAACTCAGTTAGCCCGATTCCTCATGACGCGGTCAGACTTGCTGCGCGGCGCGGGGAAAGCGATGGAGAACCGCCGCGCTGAGGGGCGGCCGGGGTCGTAGCGGCCGCGCCGACCCATCGCAGCTGCGAATAACGCTGCTGGCTCCGGGGGCTATCATGAAGACGGCTGATTCCGAGGGCCTCGCGAAGTACGGGCACTTCAGCGACGACGGTCGGGAGTTCATTATCACCTCCCATTCCCCTCCCCGACCGTGGATCAACTACCTCTCCAACGAAAACTACTGCGCGCTCTGCTCGCACACCGGCGGCGGATACTCCTTCTACCAGAGCGCGGGCTATGACAGGATCCTCGGCGAGTATCCGTCTCTCGTCGTGCTCCGCGACCGCCCAGGTCGCTACATCTACGTCCACGATGCCGACGATCCCAANNNNNNNNNNNNNNNNNNNNNNNNNNNNNNNNNNNNNNNNNNNNNNNNNNNNNNNNNNNNNNNNNNNNNNNNNNNNNNNNNNNNNNNNNNNNNNNNNNNNCAGCATGCACAGCGCCAGCGCCACGCCGGCCACCGGCGCGAAGGTGAGCAGCAGGATCGGGTAGCCGACGAAGCCGCTGTTGGGGCAGCTCATGCCCATCGCGTGGAAGGTCGCGGCTGCATGGTCCATGCCGCGCACGCGACGCACCCAGTACAGGCCCGCGCCGATCAGCGTCAGCGAGCCGAGCGCGTAGGCCAGCAGGAAGCCGGGGTTGAAGACCTCGGCGATCGGCCGCGTCGACAGGGCGCGGAATATCAGGGTGGGCAACGCGAAGTTGATGACGAATCTGCCGAGCACCTGCATGTCGG
Proteins encoded in this region:
- a CDS encoding FAD-dependent oxidoreductase; the encoded protein is MQLPTIDESRYDPCDVVVAGGGMAGIAAAIAAARSGASTVLVEKAGWLGGMGITGATGLHTFFNVFDGHPGAERMRVVGGVAQELVDSVQHLGGGVGHVRMERGGDFVSMLTPVEPEAFKLAAARMCLEAGVRLLLHTVMDEVHASAGHIDGVVVWNKAGRSLIRAKQCVDCTGDGDLAAYAGAEFVHFKAGERGAYSAGFTFRLCNVDLAEIERDLDSRGLVTQLAHAVKPGANAPDLVRLGIDMRKLGEETGAPVPHYFLSSSVRPRELTYCNCINYGPNDGLDVDALTSAETTLRGQMFEVVELFRKHAAGCGECYAAGPAPSVGQRRARAVRCEYELTQQDCTQGAQFDDQVGCFGFIDNSEYAVREAGAYGIPYRALIPLGVDNLLIAGRMMTVDLVAHNSTRNTVCCLICGEAAGTAAAMATAAGHTPREVDAEALRRRLLDGKVVLRPRPEPLPGG
- a CDS encoding ROK family protein, translating into MRTNHNAKTPSDVGPERVIALDIGGTKLAAGIVARSGEVLASRRLETDRSAQPPAIMDTLESMGRGLLDDTDGPADAIGISYGGPVDYHSGVTVTCHHLDGWEGIHLRDEMESRLAAPAFMDNDANAAALAEAMFGAGKGHDYLLYLTVSSGIGGGIIAGGRVYRGATGMAGEIGHTTVLPDGPQCTCGRRGCLEALASGWSIARRAREAIAAGETDSRLAAMADEEPLTAQAVAAAAVAGDALALRIINETAEFLALGIGAAVNLLNPTLVVIGGGVSKSGAVLFDPLRVRLRNYVLDANYEAMSVVPAALGDDVGLLGGAALAWEA
- a CDS encoding PaaI family thioesterase, whose product is MSNESHYRRLENMMHSAPLVELTGARVRIGERTAEIVMPVKPQFFHAAGALHGALYFMALDNAAFFAVNSMVDDVFVLTTSFTIYLTRPVSEGTLKAVGRVVNHTRNQYIAESVLCDAEGRELARGSGVFVRSKIQLTESIGYK
- the pgeF gene encoding peptidoglycan editing factor PgeF; amino-acid sequence: MHRTAVADIPVYQFELIAAAEEVIHGVTTRHGGVSAPPFDSLNLSLHVGDSPERVIENRRRLCLALDLDFRKYTVPQEIGGDAIHVVSDRDAGAGRVTLEDWIPGTDALVVAEPGITIAITVADCAPIVLYDAENHIGALVHAGGSGTSAAIAAKAVRFLAAQCGSRPAALLAGIGPAIGPCCYEVTEEIARDVSAGFPYREPVVQQRNGRWYANLEEANRQQLVESGLDEDRVERCGLCTACRTDEFYSDRQEGRPTGRFVAVLCLR
- a CDS encoding neutral/alkaline non-lysosomal ceramidase N-terminal domain-containing protein produces the protein MMKGRMLVRMACAVVVGVALLSQMTPAAASLSAGVARVSITPSLAEFPTISLAGFGERLGKPAEGVRDEIFSRALVLSDGDTKVAFVSTDLSGISPGMKDAVVAKVADLGFTADNVMLAATHSHSAPECLHPGGDAWPLGFGNFHPKFFDWTTERIAESIRMADKQDMVAGIGFASAALDGFNRNRRATGGGLVDPTMTVMKVTFAGGGPGGGATLAIVVNFTAHPTMMGADSFLISGEWPGAMSRELERRLPRRELALFFNGAEGDQTTAGDFGSGWERVDAYGKALAEQAWDLAEQADWSTEADIRISSMMWDLPKRRLSPAFMASTGQEYQLTEVDPEVLEGIMAQLFPDKVRLQAVRIGDAVLMAVPGEAITELGLQMKRDAASLGAKYPMIIGLANSAIGYILSFEQYDLGAYESGTSFYGPMLGPILVSQMKQTVRPLLPPGEE
- a CDS encoding trypsin-like peptidase domain-containing protein translates to MRFRPPMHHRGRTGVAVILLVLVIVGALVVWLIARGGTGAGAFFTEGPGAATEEDISRAVAKVAPAVVRINTTVGGGPEAVVKGLFGGSPEGILPRRGQGSGVIINGRRGYVLTNAHVARGAREIQVTLPDGRSFNGKVVGADSVTDIALVQIKGNNLPQAELGSAERLPVGSWVVAVGNPFGLENTVTAGVLSGKGRTIVGEGAIAVTDLLQTDAAINRGNSGGALIDLRGQVVGMPTAIVPYARGIGFAVAIDTAKAVIPELVRTGKVSHAWLGISYTTRMRDEGVVIQQVLPGTPAAKSGLKPGDVIETLQGKQVRDTEDVARIMRRKRPGDTLELTVLRQGERRTVTVHLGEMPELS